The genomic interval AACTGTCCAAAAGCTTCATCAATCGACTTGTCTGTCCGCTTTTGCTCGATATTTATCAGTGGCAAGCCATTGATTAAAAGCACAATGTCAAAGCGGTTGCCATTAGGCGTCTCCACTTCACTCGCCACCTGATAGCTTGATTCTCCGCCACGCACTTCGGCTTTTTTAAAGATGGTTAACGTGATTTGCTTGCGAGTGACTTGCGGATGGCTATCTCGATAAATTCCGTCAATCTTACCTTTTCCTTCCTCCATCGCCAGCACTTTAGCTGCCTCGTAGGAGTTGCTAATTTGCCCAACTTTTGACAGCACTTGAGCAAACTCCCCATCTGTCAAGGGAATCCCCTCAAGCTGGTCATTATTCAGACGATTGAGCTCACTTCGCCAGTTATCAATGAGGCTTTGAACGGTAACTTTTTGTTTATTCCCATTCAAAAAGTCAGGTGTTTGCCATTTAAACTTTGCCAGTTCAGCTACAAAGTTCTCTTGATAGGCTTTTTCACTTGCATCTTTAGGTGCATTACTCACAGCTTACGCTCCTTTCCTAAATAAACATCTCATTGAGGTATGCTTTTTTAATGTTTTGTAGTTTTTCCAGCTTCTGTTGTTGAAAAGTGATGGTTTGGTCGAGGCTACTAAAGAATTCTCCGATATGCTTTTGCTCCGTTAGAACTGGAAAATAAAACGATAACTTTGAAAACTCTGTTTTATTTATAATCTGCATTGTTCCAGAAGCTGCTATCGACTGCATTTTCTTTGACCATAATTCTGACTGAGTTAATAGAAAATATGAATCATTATTCTCGTTTGGACTTAAGGAATTAATCTGTTGATTAAATGCCGAATCTTCTAGTATTAAGGCATTTTTTCCTATACTTGCAATACAAGTTGCTAAAATTGAACCTTTTGGTACTACTCTTGCTTTTTTAATTCCTAATTTTGATAACTTTTTAGCAGTAGTTCTTATTATGTTCCCGTCAATATCAGTAGGAGTTACCCATAACAAACCATCATCTTCATAGTTTTGAGAATTTGAAGTTGGAGGTGTGTTTCCAGTATTTATCTGACCAACTTCCCCCAACTCACGCTGTTCCCATGCGTCAGAATTTTGGAACTCCTTGAAGCGTCTTTTCGGTACTAATTTTTTATTTTTGCTCATTGAATCACCACCAATTCACTCGCAAGTGCTTCAAAAGCTTTTTCTAGCTCTGAAACTTGTGCATCAATTTCATTGAATGTTTGAGTATAACGATTTTCAAGAAGGGCAATCGTTGAAAGCTCTGCGCGCAAAGGTTTTTCAACTAGCCCTACAAGAGCATCTACTGTACCCGCAAACCACTTCTCAAAAACCAGCATATCAATCTCTTCATTTGTCAGATTTTCAATCTTAGATTCAACCGCTTCTTTGAGTTGTTTTTCTTTTTCTTTGATGGACTTATTCGTTGAACTTTTATCCGTCAGAAGTTTTTCAACACGTTTTAGCCACTCAAATTCAGATGTTCCTTTTTCTGCTATTTTCAGCTCAGCCTTGATCATTTTAGCTTCAAAAGCATCCTGTGGCTCGTCATCCTCATTTTTCTTGAGCGATTCGTAAAGGGCCTCATATTCTTCAGAATTCTCGACTTTGGCAGCTTCTACAAGCTCAGACAATTCGCTGTCGATTTCTTGAGCTTTGTTTTTCAACGCTTCGATTTCTTCTTGCTCTGAAGCAAAGAGACGTTTGGCTATCAATTCATTTGGCACAAGCATACCAATCCAGCCATCTTGCTCTTGACGTTTATTCTTGCCTGACCCTTTTGTCACCATATTTGGCTCACGCGTACGGCCAATGGTATAAAAATCACTTGCTGCAATCAATTCACTGTCTTTAGTCAGACTGTCTTTCCAGATTTCAGCCACGATTTGGTAAGCACTATATGCGTCTACAAATTCAATACTGGAAACCTCTGTCTTTATCTCAGAAAGCATTTCTGACATGAGACTCGTCAAATCATTATCAGGATTGACCTGACGGAGAATATCCCAATACTTAGCAACAAAACTTTCAGCAATCTTTCTCAACTCATCATTCTTTGCCAAAACTTGTGGGGCATTGATAACTTCTTCTGTCAGTTGCTCCATGCTCTTATTTAGCATCAGGTAGCCCTCGCGCAATACTTCAAATGATGAGTTTATCACTTCGGGAACACTCTTATTTAATACCAACAGTTCATCGATGTTGGACTTAGGAATTCCACCATATAGATGCGCATCTACATCTTGAGCAATCTCATCATTATCAGCTGCCACGTATCTTGGGATGTTCATATTCCACTCGTTAGCAATAATTTCCTCATGAGTCGCTAGGTGGCTATAGCCTTCAATCTCATCACGTGATGAATAAGTATCTACGATTTTGGCAATATCTTTTTCTTGTAGAACGTTTTGCTTGCC from Lactococcus lactis carries:
- a CDS encoding restriction endonuclease subunit S; translation: MSKNKKLVPKRRFKEFQNSDAWEQRELGEVGQINTGNTPPTSNSQNYEDDGLLWVTPTDIDGNIIRTTAKKLSKLGIKKARVVPKGSILATCIASIGKNALILEDSAFNQQINSLSPNENNDSYFLLTQSELWSKKMQSIAASGTMQIINKTEFSKLSFYFPVLTEQKHIGEFFSSLDQTITFQQQKLEKLQNIKKAYLNEMFI